A stretch of Orientia tsutsugamushi DNA encodes these proteins:
- a CDS encoding ribonucleotide-diphosphate reductase subunit beta, translating to MSLLNARPIYKPFSYPWAYKAWHTQQKIHWLPEEVPLADDIKDWKYNLTPGEKHLLTQIFRFFTQADIEVNNCYMKHYARVFQPTEVQMMLSAFSNMETIHIAAYSHLLDTIGMPETEYQAFMKYKAMKDKYDYMQRFNVDNKEEIATTLAVFGAFTEGVQLFASFAILLNFPRYNKMKGMGQIITWSVRDETLHTNSIITLFKTFIQEYPEVWTEQLKSRIYEACCTIIHFEDAFIDLAFEVGGVEGLEARDVKKYIRYIADRRLLQLGLKENYLIEQNPLTWLDQILNGVEHTNFFENRVTEYTRSATTGSWDEVFAKIDNNNNNNNQPTV from the coding sequence ATGTCACTACTTAATGCACGACCAATTTACAAGCCATTTTCATACCCTTGGGCATATAAAGCATGGCACACTCAGCAAAAAATTCACTGGCTACCAGAAGAAGTTCCATTAGCTGATGATATCAAAGATTGGAAATATAACTTAACTCCAGGAGAAAAGCATCTACTGACACAAATCTTTCGATTTTTTACTCAAGCAGACATAGAGGTGAACAATTGTTATATGAAGCACTATGCTAGAGTTTTTCAACCAACTGAAGTACAAATGATGCTATCTGCTTTTTCAAATATGGAAACTATTCATATAGCTGCATATTCACATCTGTTAGATACTATTGGCATGCCTGAAACGGAATATCAGGCATTTATGAAATATAAAGCAATGAAGGATAAATATGATTACATGCAACGGTTTAATGTTGACAATAAAGAAGAAATTGCTACGACTTTAGCAGTTTTTGGAGCTTTCACAGAGGGGGTTCAACTATTTGCTTCATTTGCTATTTTACTAAATTTTCCAAGATATAACAAAATGAAAGGAATGGGCCAAATTATTACATGGTCAGTTAGAGATGAAACATTACACACTAATTCTATTATTACGTTATTTAAAACCTTCATTCAAGAATATCCTGAAGTTTGGACAGAACAGTTAAAAAGTAGAATTTATGAGGCATGCTGTACCATTATTCATTTTGAAGATGCGTTTATTGATTTAGCTTTTGAAGTTGGTGGAGTTGAGGGGTTAGAGGCTAGAGATGTCAAAAAATATATTCGTTATATAGCTGACAGACGGTTATTACAACTTGGGTTAAAAGAAAATTATCTAATTGAACAAAACCCTTTAACATGGCTTGATCAAATCCTAAATGGAGTAGAACATACCAATTTCTTTGAAAATAGAGTTACTGAATATACCAGAAGCGCTACTACTGGATCATGGGATGAAGTATTTGCTAAGATAGATAATAATAATAATAATAATAATCAGCCTACAGTATAA
- a CDS encoding ankyrin repeat domain-containing protein: MILKSKTKYTLHSAIQDGDIKKVQQLINKDSTLVNSKYNDGTTALSVALKYKNLPIAKILLNNGANVNAKNNDGHTALHLVVDTIQVYYEFFEKYPTYCNDHIALLLKYNADVNIENNQGNTPLSDAAKCKCVEPLAIMLKHNSTGINKKYDEGETLLHIAVRNDIVDVIQLLIDYGADIDAKDDNGMTPIDYAAKSGNADIFNFLTEQSVPWY; the protein is encoded by the coding sequence ATGATATTAAAATCTAAGACTAAGTATACCTTACATAGCGCTATTCAAGATGGTGATATTAAAAAAGTACAGCAGCTTATTAATAAGGATAGTACACTTGTCAATTCAAAATATAACGACGGTACTACAGCTTTATCTGTTGCTTTGAAATATAAGAATCTACCTATTGCTAAGATTTTGTTGAACAATGGAGCTAATGTAAACGCAAAAAATAATGATGGGCACACTGCTTTACATCTCGTTGTTGACACAATTCAAGTATATTATGAATTTTTCGAAAAATATCCTACCTATTGCAATGATCATATAGCATTACTGCTAAAATATAATGCTGATGTAAATATCGAGAATAATCAAGGTAATACACCTTTATCTGATGCTGCTAAATGCAAATGTGTAGAACCTTTAGCAATTATGCTAAAACATAATTCTACTGGTATTAATAAAAAATATGATGAAGGAGAAACACTACTACATATTGCTGTTCGTAATGATATCGTAGATGTTATACAGCTTTTGATTGATTATGGTGCTGATATTGATGCAAAAGATGATAATGGCATGACTCCTATAGATTATGCTGCTAAAAGCGGTAATGCAGATATATTCAATTTTCTAACGGAACAATCGGTCCCATGGTATTAG
- a CDS encoding AAA family ATPase: protein MRIGIEMAIQFTRVEFLSRSTGGDSCRKAAYNARTIVKNKQTGIRYNFSHKKDNVYHTVLIPDYVNQDFKNIQTLMNEVERTETRENSKLLKDIVIALPDAKELNLEHRIELTHRIVDAMEWVQNGLGVQIDIHKPQTGDKNWHAHILVTTRRFKENGEELGDKAVDLEAEFITVKGQWRIIKDHKMIHEIAKEETNAYFAELGLPYRVDETSEVPGKHIGPRRIRNLINEVVNENELRKEAHLKIINDADVITDSITHYKSIFTKQDVEKAVQDILYSAKAERELLVQQVLSSNRILELYHDDGESSKYFTTIEVRNEETRIIRIANKINNQVYYNDIYNLKSDIEGLANVSEEQKQALRHILLSTSGVRVLRGRAGTGKSYVLIKAHELATNRGQKVIGLAPTHKAVSELRSKGYTEVYTVKGFLYNRKKIFMQDSLIVVDEAGMVGTKAYAELFRVVRNNYCQLILAGDEKQLASIERGGMFEMLSNNFGSHVLIDIRRQSENWSREAAMEFAESNILSGITLLRQNNSVRFDNTLQDSMSKLIYNWSLSKFKPHEKLVITVRNKDVDILNSSIRSLLKANGTLKGTEYERSIDGRKKSYMAGDRIVFQKSYKDLQIQNSEFATLTSVSKNKFIAKTDTGKEVSFDSVKYNLNMAMQVLFIRSRERL from the coding sequence GTGAGAATTGGTATTGAGATGGCTATACAGTTTACAAGGGTTGAATTTTTAAGTAGAAGTACAGGAGGTGATAGTTGTCGTAAGGCAGCGTATAATGCAAGAACTATTGTTAAAAATAAGCAGACAGGTATAAGGTATAACTTCTCTCATAAGAAAGATAACGTATATCATACAGTGCTGATACCGGATTATGTAAATCAAGACTTCAAGAATATTCAAACATTAATGAATGAGGTAGAACGAACAGAAACAAGAGAAAATAGTAAGTTGTTGAAGGATATAGTAATAGCATTGCCAGACGCGAAGGAGCTAAATTTAGAGCATAGAATAGAACTAACTCATCGAATAGTTGATGCAATGGAATGGGTGCAAAATGGTCTTGGAGTACAGATAGACATTCATAAGCCTCAAACAGGAGATAAAAACTGGCATGCACATATATTGGTTACTACAAGAAGATTTAAAGAGAATGGTGAAGAATTGGGTGATAAAGCTGTTGACTTAGAGGCTGAATTTATAACAGTAAAAGGTCAGTGGCGTATTATTAAAGATCACAAGATGATTCATGAAATAGCAAAAGAAGAAACTAATGCATATTTCGCTGAATTAGGCTTACCATATAGAGTTGACGAGACAAGCGAAGTACCTGGAAAGCATATTGGACCTCGTAGAATTAGGAATTTAATTAATGAAGTAGTAAATGAAAATGAGTTACGTAAAGAGGCTCATTTGAAGATTATTAATGATGCTGACGTAATAACAGATTCTATAACACATTACAAATCTATTTTTACTAAGCAGGATGTTGAAAAAGCTGTTCAAGATATACTATATTCAGCGAAAGCAGAAAGGGAACTGTTAGTTCAGCAAGTGCTTAGTTCAAATAGAATACTAGAGTTATATCATGATGATGGTGAAAGTAGCAAATATTTTACGACAATTGAGGTTCGAAATGAGGAGACGAGAATAATCAGAATAGCTAATAAAATCAATAATCAGGTTTATTACAACGATATTTACAATCTTAAAAGTGATATCGAAGGTCTAGCAAATGTTAGTGAAGAACAGAAACAAGCTCTAAGGCATATTTTGCTTAGCACTAGTGGAGTTAGAGTCTTAAGAGGAAGAGCTGGTACAGGAAAATCTTATGTTTTAATAAAAGCGCATGAGCTCGCAACAAATCGTGGACAAAAAGTTATTGGCCTTGCTCCTACTCATAAGGCAGTATCAGAGCTGAGGAGCAAAGGTTATACAGAGGTCTATACAGTAAAAGGATTTTTATATAATCGAAAAAAAATTTTTATGCAAGACAGCTTAATAGTAGTAGATGAAGCTGGAATGGTAGGTACTAAAGCTTATGCAGAGCTGTTTAGAGTAGTTAGAAACAATTATTGTCAACTGATACTCGCTGGAGATGAAAAACAGCTAGCTTCAATAGAAAGAGGCGGAATGTTTGAGATGCTGAGTAATAATTTCGGTTCACATGTTTTAATAGATATTCGCAGACAAAGTGAAAACTGGAGCAGAGAAGCAGCAATGGAGTTTGCTGAGAGTAATATTTTAAGCGGTATAACCTTACTGAGGCAAAATAACAGCGTTAGGTTTGATAATACGTTGCAGGACTCAATGAGTAAATTAATATACAACTGGAGTCTAAGCAAATTTAAACCACATGAAAAATTGGTAATTACAGTACGTAATAAAGATGTCGACATTCTTAATTCAAGTATTAGGTCTTTGTTAAAAGCAAATGGTACGCTAAAAGGCACAGAATATGAGCGTTCTATTGATGGAAGGAAAAAGTCATATATGGCAGGAGATAGAATCGTATTTCAAAAAAGCTATAAGGATTTACAAATACAAAATAGTGAATTTGCAACTTTAACTTCGGTTAGTAAAAATAAATTTATAGCTAAGACAGACACAGGAAAAGAAGTGAGTTTTGATTCGGTAAAATACAATTTAAACATGGCTATGCAAGTACTGTTTATAAGGTCCAGGGAGCGTCTATAA
- a CDS encoding conjugal transfer protein TraA codes for MHNGVSNISSSYVAMTRHIKSLKLYCNNEATKSVNSLINQLSRPNEKSASITLKTAHDFEKERTKTTVFSKVFSKVENWFKSIINDINDRSHVNEEYYHFTAKPEQEAKVEKVQLKDISTPLFMQIKEQRQYDYDVTILSAEGKTISSFQEAGIDSRMVYSSNVNNLKYYQPFQGEKILIAANNDKQNKEYVSTINEAVKVLTSKGAITSIVIHSEGEDFNEMLKNKGAIAVKGLMIPEIMKLINTQNVKTESEQVVKTDIAQKIGLRR; via the coding sequence TTGCATAACGGAGTAAGTAATATAAGCAGCTCATACGTAGCTATGACAAGGCATATTAAGAGCTTAAAGTTATATTGCAATAATGAAGCAACTAAAAGCGTTAACAGCTTAATAAATCAGCTCAGCAGACCAAATGAGAAATCAGCTAGCATAACTCTGAAAACTGCTCATGATTTTGAGAAAGAACGGACAAAGACAACTGTTTTTAGTAAAGTTTTTAGTAAAGTTGAAAACTGGTTTAAGTCTATAATCAATGATATCAATGATAGATCTCATGTGAATGAAGAATATTATCATTTTACCGCTAAACCAGAGCAAGAAGCTAAAGTAGAAAAAGTCCAGCTCAAAGATATTTCTACTCCATTATTTATGCAGATCAAAGAACAAAGACAATATGATTATGATGTAACCATTCTGTCAGCAGAAGGAAAAACGATATCAAGTTTTCAGGAAGCTGGCATTGATAGCAGAATGGTATATAGCTCAAATGTAAATAATTTAAAGTATTATCAGCCATTTCAAGGAGAAAAGATTCTTATAGCTGCAAATAATGATAAACAAAATAAAGAATATGTAAGCACTATAAACGAGGCTGTAAAAGTACTGACAAGCAAAGGAGCAATTACTAGCATCGTAATTCATTCAGAAGGTGAAGATTTTAACGAAATGCTAAAAAATAAAGGAGCAATAGCTGTTAAGGGGCTTATGATACCTGAAATCATGAAGTTAATTAATACTCAGAACGTAAAAACAGAGTCTGAACAAGTGGTGAAAACTGACATAGCTCAAAAAATTGGACTTAGGAGATAG
- a CDS encoding conjugal transfer protein TraD translates to MANLMQQKITLQQKKAKLIMDEVNLKIKERKMRTRRLIEMGGLVAKAKLDHLSANTLFGAIVSLKETLTQHPNVQDHWTTIGKDIFDKEQQNKAAVILKFSSEPDENTKRHIRLHGLKWNSFRQEWCGHVKDIEALKNGLLNVQYNLELIS, encoded by the coding sequence ATGGCAAATCTTATGCAGCAAAAAATTACTCTTCAGCAAAAAAAGGCTAAGCTAATCATGGATGAGGTTAACCTTAAAATTAAAGAACGTAAAATGCGTACTCGACGTCTTATCGAAATGGGTGGATTAGTTGCTAAAGCTAAGCTTGATCACTTATCAGCAAATACGTTATTTGGTGCAATTGTTTCACTAAAAGAAACTTTAACACAACATCCAAATGTTCAGGATCATTGGACTACAATAGGTAAAGATATTTTTGATAAAGAACAGCAAAATAAAGCTGCTGTGATTTTAAAATTTTCCTCTGAACCAGACGAAAACACTAAGCGCCACATTCGCCTTCATGGCTTAAAATGGAATAGCTTTCGTCAAGAATGGTGCGGTCATGTTAAGGACATTGAGGCCTTAAAGAATGGCCTTCTCAATGTTCAATATAATTTAGAACTTATATCTTAA
- a CDS encoding HD domain-containing protein, whose protein sequence is MINFYSESLLNKLFETNVRFNTEIDLDKVEKAIFYAQKYHGQQKRDTGELYYTHPLEVAYMVSDYSFETDTIITAILHDTIEDTTLTKEKIGQEFGHNIAEQVSDLTRIKDNKKISSREMIQTFYRQNKTELLLIKLFDRFHNIQTVSIKPYEKRQEIILETQQEFIPLAEYLKLQEIAIELNKYCKLYAS, encoded by the coding sequence ATGATAAACTTTTATAGCGAGAGCTTACTAAATAAGCTGTTTGAAACCAACGTAAGATTTAATACTGAAATTGATCTTGATAAAGTTGAAAAAGCAATATTTTATGCCCAAAAATATCATGGTCAGCAAAAGAGAGATACAGGAGAACTATACTACACACATCCATTAGAAGTAGCTTATATGGTATCAGACTACAGCTTTGAAACAGATACGATTATTACAGCAATACTACATGATACCATCGAAGACACAACACTAACTAAAGAAAAAATAGGTCAAGAATTTGGTCATAATATTGCAGAACAGGTTTCAGATCTCACCAGGATTAAGGATAATAAAAAAATTAGTTCTAGAGAAATGATTCAAACATTTTATAGACAAAATAAAACAGAACTATTATTAATTAAGCTTTTCGACCGATTCCATAATATTCAGACTGTATCAATAAAACCTTATGAAAAAAGACAAGAAATCATACTAGAAACGCAGCAAGAATTTATACCTCTTGCTGAATATCTTAAATTACAAGAAATTGCTATAGAGCTAAATAAATACTGTAAGCTGTATGCTAGTTAA
- a CDS encoding Arm DNA-binding domain-containing protein, whose product MVVILYFTQIAISKIKPPKEKRDVYRDSKDKGLFLEVLYGGTKTLYLGITIKGVYRKIKLGNFPNISVNYARKNADFKGTNC is encoded by the coding sequence ATGGTAGTGATATTATATTTTACACAAATAGCTATAAGTAAAATAAAGCCCCCAAAAGAAAAAAGAGATGTATACAGAGATAGTAAAGACAAAGGTTTATTTCTAGAAGTATTGTATGGCGGAACTAAAACACTTTATTTAGGGATAACAATTAAAGGAGTATATAGAAAAATTAAGTTAGGAAATTTTCCAAATATATCTGTTAATTATGCTAGAAAAAACGCTGATTTTAAAGGGACAAATTGCTAA
- a CDS encoding ribonucleoside-diphosphate reductase subunit alpha, with protein sequence MTSSPKFNIKINNERNKLLSTSSQATLADRYLLKGETFQDLCVRIASYYADNKSHAQRLYDYMSQHWFLPATPILSNGGTNRGLAISCFVNEVEDSLHGIVNTWIENVWLASRGGGIGSYWGNVRSINEKIGENGYSSGIIPFIKVQDTMTLAISQGSLRRGSAAVYLPVSHPEIEEFIDIRRHTGGDSNRKSLNIHHGIVISDQFMHAVEKNESWNLISPYDNRIINTVKARDLWVKLLTTRIETGEPYILFIDTVNKSLPEHHQKLGLKVKTSNLCSEITLPTGRDYTNNIRTAVCCLSSLNLEYFELWQSNEHFIPDIIRFLDNVLEDFINKAPNTMSNAKYSAMHERSIGLGVMGFHSLLQANNIPIASVMAKVWNKKIFEHIKLQTDNMSVVLAKERGACIDAQKCNIQERFSYKTAIAPTASISIIANNASPGIEPYAANSFTQKTLTGSFSIKNKNLEKLLESKGLNNDQVWSSIATHEGSVQHLTFLSDHEKEVYKTAYEIDQRWLIELAAERAKFISQSQSLNIFLPGNCSKQLLHDIHFDAWKKNIKSLYYCRSTSIQRAEKVSHVVTIDKLAKLTDKEQQLATSNNDDECLACQ encoded by the coding sequence ATGACAAGCTCACCAAAATTTAATATAAAAATCAATAATGAACGGAATAAGTTACTATCTACTTCTAGTCAGGCTACTCTAGCAGATAGATATCTACTTAAAGGTGAAACATTCCAAGATTTATGCGTAAGGATAGCAAGTTATTACGCTGATAATAAATCCCACGCTCAAAGATTGTACGACTATATGAGCCAACATTGGTTTTTACCAGCCACTCCTATATTAAGCAATGGAGGTACTAATAGGGGATTGGCAATATCTTGTTTTGTAAATGAAGTAGAAGATAGCCTTCATGGAATAGTTAATACATGGATTGAAAATGTTTGGTTAGCATCACGTGGTGGTGGTATTGGAAGCTACTGGGGTAATGTTCGATCTATTAATGAAAAAATTGGCGAAAACGGATATAGTTCTGGAATTATCCCATTTATCAAAGTTCAAGATACTATGACTCTTGCTATTTCACAAGGATCTTTAAGACGCGGCAGTGCTGCAGTTTATCTGCCAGTTTCTCATCCAGAAATAGAAGAGTTTATTGATATCAGAAGACACACAGGTGGAGATTCTAATCGTAAGTCATTAAATATTCACCACGGGATAGTAATCTCTGATCAATTTATGCATGCTGTTGAAAAAAATGAGTCATGGAATTTAATTAGCCCTTATGATAATAGAATCATTAATACAGTTAAAGCTAGAGATTTATGGGTTAAACTTTTAACAACTAGAATTGAAACTGGAGAGCCTTATATTCTATTCATTGATACAGTCAATAAATCTTTACCTGAGCATCATCAAAAATTAGGATTAAAGGTAAAAACATCTAATTTATGTAGTGAAATAACTCTACCGACTGGCCGTGATTATACAAATAACATTAGGACAGCAGTATGCTGCCTATCATCATTAAACCTAGAATATTTTGAACTATGGCAAAGTAATGAACATTTTATACCAGACATTATAAGATTTTTAGACAATGTACTTGAGGATTTTATTAATAAGGCTCCAAATACAATGTCTAATGCTAAATATTCTGCTATGCATGAACGTAGTATAGGGCTTGGAGTAATGGGATTTCATTCACTGTTACAAGCTAATAATATACCCATCGCTTCTGTAATGGCTAAAGTCTGGAATAAAAAAATATTTGAGCATATAAAATTACAGACAGATAACATGTCTGTAGTTCTAGCTAAGGAGCGTGGAGCATGTATTGATGCTCAAAAATGCAATATACAGGAAAGATTTAGCTATAAAACAGCAATAGCTCCTACAGCTTCAATCTCAATAATAGCTAATAATGCTTCACCAGGCATTGAACCGTATGCTGCTAACAGTTTTACTCAGAAAACTTTAACTGGATCATTTTCCATTAAAAATAAGAATTTGGAAAAATTACTTGAGTCTAAAGGACTAAATAATGATCAAGTTTGGTCTTCAATCGCAACTCATGAAGGCTCAGTGCAACATTTAACTTTTTTATCTGATCATGAAAAAGAAGTATATAAAACTGCTTATGAAATTGATCAGCGTTGGTTGATAGAATTAGCAGCTGAGCGTGCGAAATTTATTTCACAATCTCAATCACTCAATATATTTCTACCAGGTAATTGCAGTAAACAATTATTACATGATATACATTTTGACGCCTGGAAAAAAAACATAAAAAGTTTATATTATTGTAGATCTACTTCTATTCAACGAGCAGAAAAGGTTTCACATGTAGTTACAATTGACAAATTAGCAAAATTAACAGATAAAGAACAACAGCTAGCAACAAGTAATAACGACGATGAATGCTTAGCATGCCAGTAA
- a CDS encoding ATP-binding protein, with amino-acid sequence MPIQDEGQNKINKLTEKLSTEGINSTTIKQIDAELQKLYFQLEESEQVSINCIEWIQYFRLIVNNYDRKKVNIIASLNGMIFLFRQYIASTNVRIETFNIELLINNTVIRMREHFENENIKLNVQNDIKTVLIGDSFRIKAVISQLIGSAIINSSKNSKITINLNQYSEILQFTVQNIGLSTSKEKLERINAELENTNLVMYQELGEGLAFIKHLTDQLKGRLRAKEENNYITFSFEVPITSLNYSLGECYERKEENN; translated from the coding sequence ATGCCTATTCAAGACGAAGGTCAAAATAAAATCAATAAATTAACCGAAAAATTATCTACAGAGGGAATTAATAGCACAACAATAAAACAGATAGACGCTGAATTGCAAAAACTATACTTTCAGCTAGAGGAATCTGAACAAGTAAGCATAAATTGCATAGAGTGGATACAATATTTTAGGCTAATAGTAAATAACTACGACAGAAAAAAAGTAAATATAATAGCTTCTCTAAATGGAATGATTTTTTTATTTAGACAATACATAGCATCAACGAATGTAAGAATTGAAACATTTAACATAGAATTGCTAATAAATAATACCGTTATCAGAATGAGGGAACATTTTGAAAATGAGAATATAAAGCTAAATGTTCAAAATGACATAAAGACGGTTCTGATTGGAGATAGTTTTCGAATAAAAGCAGTAATAAGTCAGTTAATTGGTAGTGCTATTATAAATAGCAGCAAAAATAGCAAGATTACTATTAACCTCAATCAGTATTCAGAAATATTACAATTTACAGTACAAAACATAGGACTAAGCACTTCTAAAGAAAAATTAGAAAGAATAAATGCTGAACTAGAGAATACGAATTTGGTAATGTATCAAGAACTAGGAGAAGGATTAGCATTTATAAAACATCTTACAGATCAGCTAAAAGGAAGACTAAGAGCAAAAGAGGAAAATAATTACATAACTTTTTCATTTGAAGTGCCAATAACTAGTTTGAATTATTCTTTAGGAGAATGCTATGAAAGAAAAGAAGAAAACAATTAA
- a CDS encoding sensor histidine kinase → MKEKKKTINKWMVQIPPIPITLVNGESENIDEYMEIITKLRKAKYQVEVAESLKEYCTYLIQEIKYRFNIATSEIVRLASEIMLNDSENKDKLKTILNRSANLQEYCNDVVYTLRSEIEHENLCLKKFSIQKLVKDAVRRLEDIAKEKDIKINYNFQYKMKDIVIGNSDHLQAILSQLIGSVIRFNRSCQVIITVHLFTVKNYIKSDNILQFRIHDTGSGISKEKLGNIKAKLADFELVRDYPLMLESGLWFVNYLINQLNGEMEIESEKDKFTTITCNIPVQLF, encoded by the coding sequence ATGAAAGAAAAGAAGAAAACAATTAACAAATGGATGGTACAAATTCCTCCAATACCAATTACGTTAGTGAATGGAGAGAGTGAGAATATCGATGAATATATGGAGATAATAACAAAGTTAAGAAAAGCGAAGTATCAGGTCGAGGTAGCTGAATCATTGAAAGAATATTGTACATATTTAATACAGGAGATTAAATATAGATTTAATATTGCAACGAGTGAAATTGTAAGGCTTGCAAGCGAGATCATGTTAAATGATTCGGAAAATAAAGATAAGCTGAAAACAATATTAAATCGATCAGCAAATCTCCAAGAGTACTGTAATGATGTAGTTTACACGCTTAGAAGCGAAATTGAGCATGAAAATTTATGTTTAAAAAAATTTAGCATACAAAAGCTAGTAAAGGATGCCGTCAGGAGACTAGAAGACATTGCAAAAGAGAAAGATATAAAAATCAATTACAATTTTCAGTACAAAATGAAGGATATTGTGATTGGAAATAGTGATCACTTACAAGCTATATTAAGTCAATTAATAGGAAGCGTCATTAGATTTAATCGCAGCTGCCAGGTTATAATTACAGTTCATTTGTTTACTGTAAAAAATTATATAAAAAGCGATAACATACTACAATTTAGAATACACGATACAGGAAGCGGTATTTCAAAAGAAAAATTAGGGAATATAAAAGCTAAATTAGCTGATTTTGAGTTGGTACGAGACTATCCACTAATGCTTGAATCAGGATTATGGTTTGTAAATTACCTTATTAATCAACTTAATGGAGAAATGGAAATAGAAAGCGAAAAAGACAAGTTTACAACCATTACTTGCAATATTCCAGTACAACTTTTTTAA